In the genome of Spirochaetae bacterium HGW-Spirochaetae-1, one region contains:
- the holA gene encoding DNA polymerase III subunit delta, with protein sequence MVHRPDDSRRKRKKIMAIKKYPSSKVFKAELDRKKLYPAYLFMGEEEGEKDKFIGRILDAIFKNTDERRNSTGRFHIDNDEFMAAADFILSSSMFSSSKVCIMSNMDALKNPKSYQALLEDIIFNKPDGTTIIMTTLKNRPPDFLTQKQLETIMVVQFWRYFDNDIYNYIMTCIRKMGLTIDEKGMNLLIERTGKDIKKIDEALEMIRYSGSGDIITGQTIAGLLHDVSEVSLFDFTDLLFKKDRRAIPLYKKLIDEGIPEGRIFFEITRQFDLLEKYYSFTEAGMAVDEAVEKCGINQKSREKFMASTRAFPGESLKKLYPLIARTDYRRKSSSSYGDITATPTFILVADIVTAQR encoded by the coding sequence ATGGTACACAGACCAGATGACTCCCGTAGAAAAAGGAAAAAAATAATGGCCATAAAGAAATATCCCAGCTCAAAAGTTTTCAAGGCCGAACTGGACCGAAAAAAATTATATCCTGCTTATCTTTTTATGGGGGAGGAAGAGGGAGAAAAGGACAAATTCATCGGCCGTATACTGGATGCCATTTTTAAAAATACCGATGAAAGGCGGAATTCAACGGGACGTTTTCACATAGACAACGATGAATTCATGGCCGCAGCGGATTTTATCCTGTCGTCATCCATGTTCTCCAGCTCAAAAGTCTGCATCATGAGCAACATGGATGCCCTGAAAAATCCCAAATCCTACCAGGCGCTTCTGGAGGATATCATTTTCAACAAACCCGACGGTACGACAATAATAATGACCACGCTTAAAAACAGGCCGCCCGATTTCCTCACACAGAAACAGCTCGAAACAATTATGGTCGTCCAGTTCTGGAGATATTTTGACAATGATATTTACAATTACATAATGACGTGTATCCGAAAAATGGGTCTCACCATCGATGAAAAGGGGATGAATCTCCTCATTGAGAGGACGGGGAAGGACATCAAAAAAATCGATGAGGCGCTGGAGATGATACGGTATTCCGGATCGGGTGATATAATCACTGGCCAAACCATAGCCGGTCTTCTGCACGACGTAAGCGAGGTTTCCCTCTTTGACTTTACGGACCTTCTTTTTAAAAAGGATAGAAGGGCGATTCCGCTCTACAAGAAACTGATCGATGAAGGAATTCCCGAGGGCCGCATTTTTTTCGAGATAACCCGACAATTTGATCTGTTGGAAAAATATTATTCATTCACCGAAGCCGGCATGGCCGTCGACGAGGCCGTTGAAAAATGCGGCATCAACCAGAAAAGCCGGGAAAAATTCATGGCCTCCACGCGTGCGTTTCCCGGTGAGTCGCTGAAAAAGCTTTATCCCCTTATAGCCCGAACCGACTACAGGAGAAAAAGCTCTTCCTCATATGGCGACATTACGGCAACTCCCACGTTCATTCTCGTGGCGGATATCGTCACCGCTCAGAGATAA